The following proteins come from a genomic window of Bacillota bacterium:
- a CDS encoding tripartite tricarboxylate transporter substrate binding protein has product MKRLAVLLTLVLASALLNTSGYAASWPDRAITVILGWSAGGTSDTTVRAVVREMSEFLGKPIQVTNVDGANGGIAGQRVAQSRPDGYTFFGGAMVQGTWLVTKQAQVSWEDFYSFPAGMGGTTIYVRADSPYRDLNDLIAAIKKADKPVRYGSTGAGGNGAIFAQAVVQAAGVADRTIEVPYNGGREAGRFLLSGAVEFCSVSLGDISDWAEAGQVRPLANLYPKDFHWRGVTFPTINRFYPQLEVYTAINPYWGIAVRRDTPPETVERIAEAFVYAVKHPRFQESLESRGIIVAPLMGVASDQAVSKVGSGRTWPQYELGIVSDSPAKFNIPRITEWSWPPNQAAAKIRPWPAKVEELFAQELAEFTK; this is encoded by the coding sequence ATGAAGCGACTCGCAGTGCTTCTGACACTGGTGCTGGCAAGTGCATTGCTGAACACCTCCGGTTACGCCGCAAGCTGGCCGGACCGCGCTATTACCGTCATTCTCGGATGGTCCGCGGGCGGCACTTCCGATACCACGGTCCGTGCCGTTGTCCGCGAAATGAGCGAGTTCCTTGGAAAGCCCATACAGGTCACGAACGTCGACGGCGCGAACGGCGGAATCGCCGGCCAGAGGGTAGCACAGTCCCGCCCCGACGGCTACACGTTCTTCGGCGGCGCCATGGTTCAGGGAACTTGGCTGGTGACAAAGCAGGCCCAGGTCAGCTGGGAGGATTTCTACAGCTTCCCGGCGGGCATGGGTGGGACGACCATATACGTTCGGGCAGATTCCCCTTACAGGGACCTCAACGACCTGATCGCTGCGATCAAGAAGGCAGACAAGCCGGTTCGCTACGGTAGCACCGGCGCCGGCGGGAACGGCGCTATCTTCGCGCAGGCCGTTGTGCAGGCAGCGGGAGTTGCCGACCGGACCATTGAGGTACCCTACAATGGCGGACGCGAAGCGGGACGTTTCCTCCTGTCGGGCGCAGTCGAGTTCTGCTCAGTATCTTTGGGAGACATCTCTGACTGGGCAGAGGCCGGCCAGGTCAGGCCGTTGGCCAACCTCTACCCCAAGGATTTTCATTGGAGGGGCGTAACGTTCCCGACCATCAACCGGTTCTACCCGCAACTGGAGGTTTACACAGCCATCAACCCGTATTGGGGCATTGCGGTCCGAAGAGACACACCGCCGGAGACCGTCGAGCGGATCGCGGAGGCATTCGTGTATGCGGTGAAGCACCCGCGTTTCCAGGAGAGTCTCGAGAGCCGCGGGATCATTGTCGCGCCGCTGATGGGGGTGGCGTCTGACCAGGCCGTGTCGAAGGTCGGCTCGGGCCGTACGTGGCCCCAGTACGAGCTGGGCATCGTGTCTGACAGCCCGGCGAAGTTCAATATCCCGCGGATCACAGAATGGTCCTGGCCGCCCAACCAGGCTGCAGCGAAGATCAGGCCCTGGCCCGCGAAGGTCGAGGAGCTCTTCGCCCAGGAACTCGCGGAGTTCACCAAGTAG
- the larA gene encoding nickel-dependent lactate racemase has protein sequence MARYAVPNGRRLVEFDIPDWVDVAVVECNELPTVADEERAIREAVWNPIGSVRLSEMVRPGQKAAIVVTDITRKLPEDIIVPILIDELVAGGIRADDITAVVATGTHRPNTSEELADMFGQDTVSKIRFVNHDPWDRRRLVELGKSRRGIPLSVNKEVAEADVRISTGVIETHLFAGYSGGVKSIAVGVAGEATIGATHNFEMLSQTRLGVIEGNAFREFLTEAASAVGLDFIVNVVQTGKKELVRAVAGHPVQAFLEGVKTARALYEVEIDQAGDVVVAGVGYPKNRDLYQATRAANTSVFGPRPVVRAGGTLIIPASCEDGYGHPGYVEWMAGSGGPDEIIETAKVNGFAPGEQKALILAWILKHARVVITDCLIPAHDLRRIHLEAAETVQRAVDDELSRNPGARVIVIPDALLTLPVVKGS, from the coding sequence GTGGCCAGGTATGCGGTCCCCAACGGCAGGCGACTGGTGGAATTCGACATCCCTGATTGGGTCGACGTGGCCGTCGTGGAGTGTAACGAGCTTCCCACAGTCGCCGACGAGGAACGCGCGATCCGAGAGGCTGTCTGGAACCCCATAGGAAGTGTGCGCCTGTCAGAGATGGTGAGGCCCGGCCAGAAAGCCGCCATCGTGGTCACGGACATCACCCGTAAGCTTCCGGAGGACATAATCGTCCCTATACTCATTGACGAACTTGTCGCAGGCGGGATCAGAGCCGACGATATCACCGCGGTGGTCGCAACTGGGACCCACAGGCCGAACACCTCTGAGGAGCTTGCCGACATGTTCGGCCAGGACACAGTCTCGAAAATCAGGTTCGTCAACCATGACCCGTGGGACAGACGCCGCCTGGTGGAACTGGGCAAGTCCAGGCGGGGGATTCCCCTCTCGGTGAATAAGGAGGTCGCCGAGGCCGATGTCCGGATATCCACCGGCGTGATAGAGACGCACCTATTTGCCGGGTACAGCGGGGGAGTCAAGAGCATCGCCGTCGGAGTAGCGGGCGAGGCGACCATCGGGGCGACCCACAACTTCGAAATGCTCTCCCAGACGAGGCTCGGGGTCATCGAAGGCAACGCCTTCAGGGAGTTCCTCACGGAGGCCGCCTCCGCAGTCGGGCTGGATTTCATAGTGAATGTGGTTCAGACCGGCAAGAAAGAGCTGGTAAGGGCTGTTGCCGGCCACCCCGTTCAGGCATTCCTGGAGGGAGTCAAGACCGCGAGGGCACTGTACGAGGTGGAGATAGACCAGGCCGGCGACGTGGTCGTCGCAGGCGTGGGCTACCCAAAGAACCGCGACCTCTACCAGGCCACCAGGGCTGCCAACACTTCAGTATTCGGACCAAGACCCGTCGTCAGGGCCGGCGGGACACTCATCATCCCTGCAAGCTGTGAGGATGGGTATGGCCACCCGGGTTACGTGGAGTGGATGGCGGGGTCAGGAGGCCCTGATGAGATCATCGAGACCGCGAAGGTCAACGGGTTCGCTCCAGGCGAACAAAAGGCTCTGATACTGGCGTGGATTCTCAAGCACGCGAGAGTGGTCATCACCGACTGCTTGATACCCGCTCATGACCTCAGACGCATTCACCTGGAGGCCGCGGAGACCGTACAACGAGCGGTCGATGACGAGCTTTCGCGAAACCCTGGCGCCAGGGTCATTGTCATCCCAGACGCGCTTCTGACACTCCCAGTGGTCAAGGGATCGTGA